Proteins encoded by one window of Filimonas effusa:
- a CDS encoding T9SS type B sorting domain-containing protein, whose translation MKLQLPALLVLIGLLNFFTVHAQTNITIGSGTAANAATSYPCPLQDNNEGQRAQYLYTAAELTAAGMQAGTITAIRFNVTGMGTFSGKAEALAVKMGTTLTTSLDISTWEPVPATNLFGPLDYVPVAGVNTLTFSTPFVWDGKRNIVVEICNGAANNATAVTNTGNPLITWTTGLAFNASHSFVANNMGSLCGTAGTANNGAVNTRPNIVFSYTPAAACSGTPEGGVTASSVTTICPDTDFLLSLTGSSVAQGLSYQWQNSVNNVTWATIPGATDPFLTTRQSAGTWYRCVVTCTNGGASDASDPVFVSSPALISGTFTINSNQPAGGGNFQSFNDAYNHIKCGIDGPVVFNVVAGSGPYNEQLIINPVPGASAANAVVFNGNGATIKFPSVNTNERAVIKLNGADHIRLNNLVIDATTPATGTYYGYGVQLINDADSNTISNCTITSNLLSAYNNAYAGVVMNSSATGATANGATLCDSNSIINNTITGGYVSVTVVGSNTQAIARNLVQGNRLRDFFNYGVYVAGSVGTVVKNNDISRPALSTPGDFYGVMVSTLNTLSVITGNRIHDPFSAAPGSTSTFYAIQHSGTDAFEGLENRVTNNLVYRVNGMGAQYGIYNNSSDYVLYHHNTISLDDVASTATNVARAYYQNQQAVGIQFFNNIITITRGGAGVKHALYRSTPATSDSLNNNNYYVNAPGGALGFYNNVTYYVLNDWKKGVNQDGASFSYNPFYKDTANGDYTPVSLVLDNRGSAQGVTVDIKGALRSNSAPDLGAFEFSLPPCNTSPAGGNAVAFPNSDVCMALPVQLGLEGNTTGTGQTVQWQYASTASGTWTNLGGVLPYPDTAVAAASNIYYRAVLTCGGNTAISNPVQVTVNPGLPAGTYTINPAAAAGSGNFQSFGTAITAMRCGIGGAVTFNVYPGTYNERIRINAITGAGANSRVTFQSLTGDPASVILTSGTATASANYVLQLDSAAYVSFRNLSVTTTATTYARAIDIANISSYDSIVNCNVTAPATTATANTSAAIFSNTMTGSGNVIRGNVVKGGAYGVMLSGVSLTAMGNENIIEGNDVSGAFYSGIYATYNRRMQIKQNTITTAPPASATAYAIYTMYCDTAYQFTGNNITIRNTTGNAYGIYANLCRSTAEVSGVISNNRIKAVDNVTGNVYGLYEYATSGNTTVNNVIAVKTTANTAYGIYSANGVNVKYWNNSVNNSSAAATATNMAAYFDHITYSYGNINIRNNIFYHSGGNRAMGVSLFSFINSDYNLLYSTGGVLLSSTTPVATYATLAEWQNASGWDVNSMNYAPAFDNAETLTPDLSSSHVWAMHGRGVQLAGNATDINNNVRPVSLQDGVPDLGAYEFVPTSQPEVLTASPAAPVAGATQTFTLGSDVVASITWGANVPASFALRRYSGVKPQGVAAGAQSMYYYLSADMPAGNYNADIRQYYVPSWLGDVPAYGYIKSGKAALGGSWSVNTTSVTDTLRNTIAESGVPVPAQMTGLTDGNKTVSRSPIIYQTFDSSNRGTEFWLSYGHVLSFKSINNQELLLYLNAEKEAHVTVRVNGTTYEKTYTIAANTTVVTQPIPKTGINDARLQAEGMYDRGISITSDVPVAAYAALYVPLGETSNAATMLLPSGTYGYDYTSINMRQRVFSSYNVNPGSSWINIVATHDSTVVQITPSQPSMGGRDAGVPFTVTLMRGQVYQLMGAVIKDEPGQNSYDYSYDLTGTRVLSIANEHGNCYPVAVFSGSSHTYMGCGTPDPLIGDGYLQQNFPASAWGTKFLTAPVAVPGTPATSFNLLYRVVVKDPATQVKRNGTVLSGLVVPGNYYEFPSNTADYIEADQPVSVAQMAPSPNYCGNTGGDVEITYVSALNQGVTSSIVPRMMHSATTEQSTVVIVPTAALASLRIDNSNTFSYTYAHPNLAGYTVVVKQWSTPISGQAVVTCDQPFTGVSYGSGFLNNYACNIAIRISNPGISTSIKNTLNSTGSATNEYTCAKAPFRPSIRIPLQAESITWTFSAITGARPAGDITQANPVAAGTTVVDGVTYYNYVLPQDVSIDHAGSYVLPVVVKHASFGGCSKTLAFALNILVKDAPVSDFTAAPAAVCAGKPIDLTGTDNTPGFVVNRWNWTFSDAATAQGQQTSKTFAVAGTQAVSLRIVTEEGCIGDTAKDVTIYSLPSVTLASNTLTICPNETGALAIASPVTGITYNWYTQETGGTSVHSGTSYSVTATGTYYAEAVSAEGCISNPRGKAVVAIYAALPSPVVTVDSAGVNFVRFRWNNVPGATGYDVSLDGGANFITPAGGGTSLTYTVTPLAPVTQATLVVRANGAVLCQTGLSTAVTGQTLPDQIFIPNSFTPNNDQRNDTWQVYGYVFKNLKVMVFNQWGQKVFDATGAQVSWDGRFNGKEMPSGVYMYVVQATLQDGTVEYRKGSINLIR comes from the coding sequence ATGAAGTTACAACTGCCCGCACTACTGGTGCTGATAGGTTTATTGAACTTTTTTACTGTACATGCGCAAACAAATATTACTATAGGCAGTGGCACAGCTGCCAATGCCGCCACCTCGTATCCTTGTCCTTTACAGGATAATAATGAAGGCCAGCGGGCACAATATCTTTACACTGCTGCTGAATTAACGGCGGCGGGTATGCAGGCCGGAACCATTACGGCTATTCGTTTCAATGTTACGGGGATGGGAACTTTTTCCGGAAAGGCAGAAGCGCTGGCTGTTAAAATGGGAACTACATTAACAACCTCGCTCGACATCAGCACATGGGAGCCGGTGCCGGCCACGAATTTGTTTGGTCCTTTAGATTATGTGCCTGTAGCAGGTGTTAATACCCTGACGTTTTCAACTCCATTTGTATGGGATGGGAAACGGAATATTGTAGTAGAGATATGCAATGGAGCGGCCAACAATGCTACTGCTGTTACCAACACAGGCAACCCGCTTATAACCTGGACAACCGGGCTGGCATTTAATGCCTCGCATAGCTTTGTTGCCAATAACATGGGTAGTTTATGCGGAACGGCTGGTACTGCCAACAACGGTGCCGTCAATACGCGTCCTAATATCGTTTTCAGTTATACGCCTGCAGCTGCTTGTTCGGGAACACCGGAGGGAGGTGTTACGGCGTCTTCTGTGACTACCATATGCCCTGATACCGATTTCCTGTTAAGTCTTACCGGCAGCAGTGTTGCCCAGGGGCTTAGCTACCAGTGGCAGAATTCGGTGAACAATGTTACCTGGGCTACGATTCCCGGCGCTACAGATCCTTTCTTAACCACCCGCCAGTCTGCGGGTACCTGGTATCGTTGTGTGGTAACGTGTACTAATGGCGGCGCTTCCGATGCATCGGATCCCGTTTTTGTATCATCGCCTGCGCTCATATCCGGGACCTTTACCATTAACAGCAACCAGCCTGCAGGCGGGGGCAATTTCCAGTCGTTCAATGATGCCTACAATCATATTAAATGTGGTATCGACGGGCCTGTGGTATTTAATGTAGTTGCAGGCAGTGGCCCCTATAATGAACAATTGATCATAAACCCGGTTCCCGGCGCTTCGGCCGCGAATGCCGTGGTGTTTAACGGGAACGGTGCAACCATTAAGTTCCCTTCGGTGAATACCAATGAGCGTGCGGTGATAAAGCTGAATGGTGCAGATCATATCCGGCTGAATAACCTGGTAATAGATGCTACTACGCCGGCTACCGGAACTTACTATGGGTATGGCGTGCAACTGATTAATGATGCGGATAGTAATACGATAAGCAACTGTACCATTACTTCAAACCTTTTAAGTGCCTATAACAATGCATACGCCGGTGTTGTGATGAATTCTTCTGCCACCGGCGCTACCGCAAACGGGGCTACGCTTTGCGACAGCAATAGTATTATCAACAATACGATAACCGGGGGATATGTTTCGGTTACGGTGGTGGGCAGCAATACGCAGGCTATTGCCCGGAACCTGGTGCAGGGCAACCGCCTGAGAGATTTCTTTAACTATGGTGTATATGTGGCCGGCAGTGTTGGTACGGTAGTGAAGAATAATGATATCAGCAGACCTGCTTTAAGCACCCCGGGTGATTTTTATGGTGTGATGGTAAGCACATTAAATACCCTTTCAGTGATAACGGGTAATCGCATTCATGATCCGTTCAGCGCTGCACCAGGCAGTACTTCTACGTTTTATGCTATTCAGCATTCGGGTACCGATGCTTTTGAAGGACTTGAAAACCGGGTAACGAATAATCTTGTTTACAGGGTAAATGGTATGGGGGCGCAGTACGGTATTTACAACAATAGTTCCGATTATGTGCTGTATCATCACAATACCATTTCGCTTGACGATGTTGCCAGCACTGCCACCAATGTAGCGAGGGCTTACTATCAGAACCAGCAGGCGGTAGGCATCCAGTTCTTCAATAATATTATTACCATCACCCGTGGCGGCGCTGGTGTGAAACATGCACTCTATCGCAGTACGCCTGCTACCAGCGATTCTTTAAATAATAATAATTATTATGTAAATGCGCCCGGGGGTGCACTGGGATTCTATAACAATGTTACTTATTATGTTTTGAACGACTGGAAGAAAGGGGTGAACCAGGATGGTGCTTCTTTCAGTTATAATCCATTTTATAAGGATACTGCCAATGGCGACTACACACCGGTTTCGCTTGTGTTGGATAACAGGGGATCGGCGCAGGGTGTAACGGTTGATATCAAAGGTGCGTTGCGGAGTAATTCAGCTCCCGACCTTGGGGCTTTTGAATTCAGTTTGCCACCTTGTAATACCAGCCCGGCAGGCGGGAATGCAGTTGCCTTTCCCAATTCAGATGTTTGTATGGCCTTGCCTGTTCAGCTGGGGCTGGAAGGTAATACTACCGGCACCGGCCAGACTGTTCAATGGCAGTATGCTAGTACTGCCAGCGGTACCTGGACGAACCTTGGCGGTGTTTTGCCTTATCCTGATACGGCGGTAGCGGCTGCATCCAATATTTATTACCGTGCGGTGCTTACCTGCGGCGGTAACACAGCTATCTCCAACCCGGTACAGGTTACGGTAAACCCGGGATTACCGGCGGGCACCTATACCATCAATCCTGCTGCGGCAGCGGGAAGCGGCAATTTCCAGAGTTTTGGAACGGCTATAACAGCTATGCGCTGCGGCATTGGCGGCGCCGTTACTTTCAATGTTTACCCGGGTACTTATAATGAAAGGATAAGGATTAATGCCATCACTGGTGCGGGCGCCAACAGCCGGGTTACATTTCAGAGCCTTACAGGAGATCCTGCCTCTGTAATACTTACTTCAGGAACGGCTACTGCATCGGCCAACTATGTGTTGCAATTGGATAGCGCTGCCTATGTGAGTTTCAGGAATCTTTCTGTTACTACCACGGCCACTACTTATGCCAGGGCTATTGATATTGCCAATATTTCTTCGTACGATAGTATTGTGAACTGTAATGTTACGGCGCCTGCCACCACTGCTACGGCCAATACCAGCGCTGCAATTTTCTCTAATACGATGACGGGAAGCGGTAATGTCATCAGAGGGAATGTGGTGAAGGGAGGTGCTTATGGTGTTATGTTGTCTGGCGTATCGCTGACTGCCATGGGTAACGAGAATATTATAGAGGGCAATGATGTGAGCGGCGCATTTTACAGTGGTATTTATGCCACCTACAACAGGCGGATGCAGATAAAGCAGAATACCATTACCACGGCTCCGCCGGCTTCCGCTACTGCCTATGCCATTTACACCATGTATTGCGATACCGCTTACCAGTTTACCGGGAATAATATTACTATCAGGAATACTACAGGTAACGCATACGGAATTTACGCCAATTTATGCCGCAGCACAGCGGAAGTGTCCGGAGTTATTTCCAATAACAGGATCAAGGCTGTAGATAATGTTACGGGTAATGTGTATGGGTTGTATGAATATGCTACCAGCGGTAATACCACTGTGAATAATGTGATAGCGGTTAAAACTACTGCAAATACGGCTTATGGTATTTACAGCGCCAATGGTGTCAATGTTAAATATTGGAATAACTCTGTAAACAACAGCTCTGCAGCTGCCACTGCTACCAATATGGCTGCTTATTTCGATCATATTACTTACAGCTATGGCAATATAAATATCAGGAATAATATCTTTTACCACAGCGGTGGTAACAGGGCTATGGGGGTATCGCTCTTCAGCTTTATCAACAGTGACTATAACTTGCTTTACAGTACCGGAGGCGTATTGTTGTCTTCTACAACGCCTGTCGCCACGTATGCCACGCTGGCCGAATGGCAGAATGCTTCGGGCTGGGATGTGAACAGTATGAATTATGCGCCTGCCTTCGATAATGCTGAAACACTCACACCTGATTTGTCCAGTTCTCATGTATGGGCAATGCATGGCAGGGGTGTTCAGCTGGCGGGCAATGCTACCGATATCAACAATAATGTAAGGCCTGTTAGTTTGCAGGACGGGGTGCCTGACCTGGGCGCTTATGAATTTGTACCAACATCGCAGCCGGAAGTATTGACAGCTAGTCCTGCTGCACCTGTAGCGGGAGCAACGCAGACCTTTACATTGGGGTCTGATGTGGTAGCCAGTATTACCTGGGGAGCGAATGTGCCGGCCTCGTTTGCACTGCGCCGTTATTCGGGTGTTAAACCGCAGGGAGTAGCTGCCGGCGCGCAGTCGATGTACTATTACCTCTCGGCAGATATGCCTGCCGGTAATTATAATGCGGATATCAGGCAATATTATGTGCCTTCCTGGCTCGGTGATGTGCCTGCGTATGGTTATATTAAATCGGGCAAGGCGGCATTGGGCGGTAGCTGGTCTGTCAATACAACCAGTGTGACCGACACGCTCCGGAATACGATTGCAGAGTCGGGTGTGCCTGTGCCTGCTCAAATGACCGGATTAACTGATGGAAATAAAACCGTAAGCCGGTCACCAATTATTTACCAGACTTTCGATTCATCGAACAGGGGAACGGAGTTCTGGTTGTCTTATGGTCATGTACTGTCTTTTAAGAGCATTAACAACCAGGAACTATTACTATATCTGAATGCGGAAAAGGAAGCGCATGTTACGGTGAGAGTGAATGGTACTACCTATGAAAAGACATATACGATAGCAGCCAATACAACTGTTGTAACACAACCTATACCTAAAACCGGTATCAACGATGCGAGGTTACAGGCCGAAGGCATGTATGACAGAGGTATCAGTATCACCAGTGATGTACCTGTTGCAGCTTATGCAGCTTTGTATGTGCCGTTAGGTGAAACATCGAATGCCGCCACCATGCTGTTGCCATCGGGTACATATGGATACGACTATACAAGTATCAATATGCGGCAGCGGGTATTCAGTTCCTACAATGTGAACCCGGGATCGTCGTGGATAAATATTGTTGCAACGCATGACAGTACTGTAGTTCAGATAACGCCCTCACAACCTTCCATGGGTGGAAGGGATGCGGGTGTTCCGTTTACCGTTACATTAATGCGGGGCCAGGTTTACCAGCTCATGGGTGCGGTAATTAAAGACGAGCCGGGGCAGAATAGTTACGACTATAGTTATGATCTTACGGGAACACGTGTGCTTTCGATTGCGAATGAACATGGCAATTGTTATCCTGTAGCTGTATTCTCGGGCAGCAGCCATACCTATATGGGATGCGGAACGCCTGATCCTTTGATTGGTGACGGCTATTTGCAACAGAATTTCCCGGCATCGGCATGGGGTACAAAATTCCTGACAGCGCCGGTAGCTGTTCCGGGAACTCCTGCTACCAGTTTCAACCTGCTTTACCGTGTTGTGGTAAAGGATCCTGCTACCCAGGTGAAGCGTAACGGTACTGTGTTATCGGGACTGGTAGTACCGGGCAACTATTATGAATTTCCGAGTAATACTGCCGATTACATAGAAGCAGACCAGCCTGTGTCGGTAGCGCAAATGGCGCCATCGCCCAATTACTGTGGCAATACCGGTGGGGATGTTGAAATTACCTATGTGAGCGCTTTGAACCAGGGGGTTACCAGCAGTATTGTGCCACGTATGATGCACTCTGCCACAACAGAGCAAAGTACTGTTGTAATAGTGCCTACTGCTGCGCTGGCCTCACTGCGCATCGATAATAGTAATACGTTTTCCTATACTTATGCGCATCCTAATCTTGCCGGGTACACTGTAGTAGTGAAACAATGGTCAACACCCATTTCGGGCCAGGCAGTGGTTACGTGCGACCAGCCTTTTACAGGCGTATCATATGGTTCTGGTTTTCTAAATAATTATGCGTGTAATATAGCCATCCGCATTTCCAATCCGGGCATATCAACAAGTATTAAAAATACGTTGAACAGCACCGGCAGTGCCACTAATGAATATACCTGCGCCAAAGCGCCTTTCAGGCCTTCCATACGTATACCGTTACAAGCGGAATCGATCACCTGGACATTCAGTGCTATAACGGGTGCGCGGCCGGCGGGTGATATAACGCAGGCCAACCCCGTTGCCGCAGGCACTACGGTGGTTGATGGCGTTACTTATTACAACTACGTGTTGCCACAGGATGTTTCTATCGATCATGCCGGTAGTTATGTGTTGCCGGTGGTCGTGAAACATGCCAGTTTTGGCGGATGCAGCAAAACCCTGGCGTTTGCATTGAACATACTTGTGAAGGACGCTCCGGTATCGGACTTCACGGCTGCGCCTGCAGCTGTGTGCGCGGGTAAACCTATCGACTTAACAGGTACTGATAATACACCGGGGTTTGTGGTGAACCGCTGGAATTGGACGTTCTCCGACGCTGCTACGGCCCAGGGACAACAAACTTCCAAAACGTTTGCTGTTGCAGGAACTCAGGCAGTTTCCTTGCGTATTGTTACTGAAGAAGGTTGTATTGGTGATACTGCCAAAGATGTAACGATCTATAGTCTGCCTTCAGTTACGCTGGCAAGCAATACATTGACCATCTGCCCCAATGAAACAGGTGCACTGGCTATAGCGAGCCCTGTTACCGGTATAACGTACAACTGGTATACACAGGAAACAGGAGGAACTTCGGTTCATTCAGGGACATCCTATTCTGTTACTGCAACGGGAACCTATTATGCCGAAGCGGTATCGGCAGAGGGTTGCATCAGTAATCCAAGGGGAAAAGCAGTGGTAGCTATTTATGCTGCATTGCCATCACCTGTGGTAACGGTAGATTCTGCCGGGGTGAACTTTGTTCGTTTCCGCTGGAACAATGTGCCGGGCGCTACGGGTTATGATGTGTCGCTTGATGGTGGTGCCAACTTTATCACACCTGCAGGTGGCGGTACAAGTCTTACGTACACTGTTACGCCGCTGGCTCCGGTTACGCAGGCCACGCTGGTAGTAAGGGCCAATGGTGCTGTGTTGTGCCAGACGGGGCTTTCCACGGCGGTTACCGGGCAAACATTACCAGACCAGATATTTATCCCCAACTCTTTCACGCCTAATAACGACCAGCGTAACGATACCTGGCAGGTATATGGGTATGTGTTTAAAAATCTGAAGGTGATGGTGTTTAACCAATGGGGGCAGAAAGTGTTTGATGCTACCGGTGCGCAGGTGAGCTGGGACGGCAGGTTCAATGGAAAGGAAATGCCATCGGGCGTATATATGTACGTGGTACAGGCAACACTACAGGATGGAACGGTGGAATACCGGAAGGGATCTATTAACCTGATCAGATAA